From Vanrija pseudolonga chromosome 1, complete sequence, a single genomic window includes:
- the SPCC757.04_0 gene encoding putative transcriptional regulatory protein, producing the protein MPPASKVAIDRLPRFTEPPKPYKKRHYGQSCFACKERKIKCDGAENPPCKSCFESNTLCESGEKFKRKDKAGSSGRSETGEERPRRPKDRNDTEAIFADHESRLRELEELVRNAARTDRPGPSTEFYMEPAVGEPGYALRYYRKPVYHGELSMFDDESHRTGGPERPRSRSSSVAERDRPEVARYRDRENEVFIDDERRCRPFPPLHYELSPATRAEDYTSEELAALRRRQHKHASPEDGEAWLEAYFSWASLVDGFVDRQLFLRDMAVGGNYFSEFLLVCMYCTGIRLSYGMDERERQEKGDKYTTLALSMLGAVTLGRSCVASIQGLLLLSGRQIATGHITGSWMLAGTAIRMMQNIGIHLLPEEDPDTWSILPPEERDVRTRIFWAAYAWEKLQAMTLGRDSTLPLRVGHTPDTLPPDPDDELDWKPAVPEGMSLPYGAVYPSTPQLKMFTMRYYVRLVMLLDEVLANMYSPSVSNNRSLSFIRDAIEKLEAWWAALPDNLRIDEPREAARSPPPNIVIINLLYHTIKILVYRPLLHDSSPALTSTALAHCRAAAIATSDVLSLWVRTFGHNSYHYLFIYCTFIAAGVDIFLIRSGNQHIRDEALHRLQVAIATLEKGQNQAHAIRLGVINIRSQLRRATAAAAGEAASSEYAGPLSTTDSTPNQQLAQSSGHDGASELAPVLNAEVLDDLVMPWLDDQFDNQALMDMLRTMPISTNNPFEVGADQDLGFAFSGTF; encoded by the exons ATGCCCCCCGCATCCAAAGTTGCGATCGACCGCCTGCCGCGGTTCACCGAGCCTCCCAAGCCGTACAAGAAGCGACACTATGGCCAGTCTTGCTTT GCGTGCAAGGAACGCAAGATCAAATGTGATGGCGCCGAGAACCCACCTTGCAAATCGTGCTTCGAGTCCAACACGCTgtgcgagtcgggcgagaaGTTCAAGCGCAAAGACAAGGCAGGGAGCAGCGGGCGGAGCGAGACCGGCGAGGAgaggccgcgccggccgaaAGACAGGAACGACACCGAGGCCATCTTTGCCGACCACGAGTCGCGGTTGCGAGAGCTCGAAGAGCTGGTCCGCAACGCCGCGCGGACGGACCGTCCTGGCCCATCCACCGAGTTCTACATGGAGCCGGCGGTCGGCGAGCCGGGCTACGCGCTCAGGTACTACCGCAAGCCGGTATACCACGGCGAGTTGAGCAtgttcgacgacgagagccaCAGGACGGGTGGGCCGGAACGACCGCGGtcccgctcgtcgtcggtggcggaGCGGGACCGGCCAGAAGTAGCACGGTACCGCGACCGCGAGAACGAAGTGTTTATCGATGATGAGCGTCGGTGCCGCCCGTTCCCACCCCTCCACTACGAGTTGAGCCCGGCCACAAGAGCAGAAGACTACACAtccgaggagctcgcggcgctcagaAGACGGCAACACAAGCACGCGAGTCCAGAAGACGGCGAGGCTTGGCTCGAGGCGTACTTCTCCTGGGCGAGTCTCGTCGACGGCTTCGTCGACCGGCAGCTGTTCCTTC GCGATATGGCAGTAGGAGGGAACTACTTTTCCGAGTTTCTCCTCGTGTGCATGTACTGCACGGGGATCCGGCTCAGCTACGGGatggacgagcgcgagcggcaggAAAAGGGCGACAAGTACACCACGCTCGCGCTGAGTATGCTTGGCGCGGTTACGCTCGGACGGTCGTGCGTCGCGTCTATCC AGggtttgttgttgttgtccgGGCGGCAGATTGCCACGGGCCACATTACTGGCTCGTGGATGCTGGCGGGGACAGCCATCCGGATGATGCAGAAT ATTGGAATACACCTCCTCCCCGAAGAAGACCCCGATACGTGGTCAATCTTGCCGCCAGAGGAACGAGATGTCCGCACGCGCATTTTCTGGGCCG cgTACGCCTGGGAGAAGCTCCAGGCCATGACACTCGGGCGGGACTCGACACTACCTTTGCGTGTCGGTCACACGCCCGACACGCTCCCGCCCGAcccagacgacgagctcgattGGAAGCCGGCCGTGCCGGAGGGCATGAGCCTGCCATACGGAGC CGTTTACCCTTCGACGCCGCAGCTCAAGATGTTCACGATGCGGTATTACGTGCGTCTGGTCATGCTCcttgacgaggtgctcgcAAACATGTACTCGCCGAGCGTGAGCAACAACCGTTCGCTCTCGTTCATCCGCGACGCGatcgagaagctcgaggcgtggtgggcggcgctgccggaCAACTTGCGCATCGACGAGCCGCGCGAGGCAGCAcggtcaccgccgcccaacATTGTAATCATCAA CCTGCTCTACCACACGATCAAGATCCTCGTGTACCGCCCCTTGCTGCACGACAGCTCACCGGCACTGACGTCGACTGCCCTGGCGcactgccgcgccgcggcaatCGCCACGAGTGATGTGCTGTCGCTGTGGGTGCGGACGTTTGGGCACAACTCGTACCACTACCTGTTCATCTACTGCACGTTTATTGCTGC CGGCGTAGACATCTTCCTCATCCGCAGCGGCAACCAGCATATCCgggacgaggcgctgcaTCGCCTGCAAGTGGCGATCGCGACATTGGAGAAGGGACAGAATCAGGCGCATGCGATCCGCTTGGGCGTGATCAACATCCGGAGCCAgctgcggcgggcgacggcagcggcggcaggcgagGCCGCGTCGTCAGAGTACGCCGGGCCGCTGTCAACGACGGACAGCACGCCGAACCAGCAGCTGGCGCAGAGCAGtgggcacgacggcgcgtccgagctcgcgcccgtgctcaacgccgaggtgctggaCGACCTCGTCATGCCGTGGCTCGACGACCAGTTCGACAACCAGGCGCTGATGGACATGCTGCGGACCATGCCGATCAGCACGAACAATCCGTTCGAGGTGGGAGCGGACCAGGATCTGGGGTTTGCGTTCAGCGGGACGTTTTAG
- the HNM1_14 gene encoding Choline transport protein, with translation MAENEKGPYSHAVVNESIKREQHGTGPFENVHDAERAQGTDPNRQFHFLSLIGLAYAILNSWTAMATSLSIALPSGGPVAVIWGIVPSFLGNLAMAASLAEICHVYPTSGGQYHWSAILAPAEHSAWISWVCGWFATSGWIALVGTAGSLAGSLITGVIALQNDSYVQKPWNVFLIYTGYTLIAMAVNIWALPILPRLNQAAIFWSLIGAVVILITCLSRSAGNFASPKFVFTEFINETGWPNGIAWILGLLQSCFGLTGYDAVSHMVEEMPEPHKYAPRVMILAVCIGAGSSFIFLICLLFCIKDIADVNTSAAGPLLAAIYQGTNSKVAATCLQMFPIVCMFFTAQGLMTASSRMTYAFARDGGMPFSKLFSRMNSNGVPVPAVLLNTVLVIIFGCVYLGSSAALNAILSSSVVSLNISYCVPIAIVVIRGRGILRPPSLPEPTFTLGPILGPICNIFGLIFTAVTTVFFLFPPAIPATGSSMNYAVAVFFIVGIISAITWFTQGRKDFIGPRDLGALLELARTEVAPNARQGKHATTIVEESD, from the exons atggccgagAACGAGAAAGGCCCCTACTCGCATGCCGTCGTCAACGAGAGTATCaagcgcgagcagcacggcACTGGGCCGTTTGAGAACGTCcacgatgccgagcgcgcccaGGGCACCGACCCGAACAGGCAGTTCCACTTCCTCTCGCTGA TCGGACTCGCGTACGCCATCCTCAACTCGTGGACGGCAATGGCCACTTCCCTCTCCATCGCGCTCCCATCCGGtggccccgtcgccgtcatctGGGGCATCGTCCCCTCCTTCCTCGGCAACCTGGCCATGGctgcgtcgctcgccgagat CTGCCACGTCTACCCCACCTCCGGAGGCCAGTACCACTGGTCTGCGatcctcgcgccggccgagcacTCGGCGTGGATCTCGTGGGTGTGCGGCTGGTTTGCTACGTCTGGGTGGATCGCactcgtcggcaccgccggctcgctcgccggctCCCTCATCACCGGCGTGATCGCGCTCCAGAACGACAGCTACGTCCAGAAGCCTTGGAACGTCTTCCTCATCTACACGGGCTACACGCTCATCGCGATGGCCGTCAACATCTGGGCCCTGCCTATCCTCCCGCGCCTCAACCAGGCCGCCATCTTCTGGTCGCTCATCGGCGCCGTGGTCATTCTCATCACCTGcctctcgcgctcggcgggcaaCTTTGCCTCGCCCAAGTTCGTCTTCACCGAGTTCATCAACGAGACGGGTTGGCCGAACGGCATCGCTTGgatcctcggcctcctccagTCGTGCTTCGGCCTCACGGGCTACGACGCCGTCTCGCACATGGTCGAGGAGATGCCCGAGCCCCACAAGTACGCTCCCCGCGTCATGATCCTCGCCGTGTGCATCGGTGCCGGTTCGTCCTTCATCTTCCTCATCTGCCTCCTCTTCTGCATCAAGGACATTGCCGACGTCAACACCTCGGCTGCTggccccctcctcgccgccatctACCAGGGCACCAACTCCAAGGTCGCCGCCACCTGCCTCCAGATGTTCCCCATTGTCTGCATGTTCTTCACCGCCCAGGGCCTCatgaccgcctcgtcgcgcatgACCTACGCCTTCGCCCGTGACGGCGGCATGCCCTTCTCCAAGCTCTTCTCGCGCATGAACTCGAACGGTgtccccgtccccgccgtcctcctcaacACGGTCCTTGTCATCATCTTCGGCTGTGTCTACCTCGGTTCCAGCGCCGCTCTCAACGCCATTCTTTCGTCGTCCGTCGTCTCGCTCAACATCTCGTACTGTGTCCCCATTGCCATCGTTGTCATCCGCGGCCGTGGCAtcctccgcccgccctccctccccgaGCCGACCTTCACCCTTGGCCCCATCCTCGGCCCCATCTGCAACATCTTCGGCCTCATCTTCACTGCCGTCACCAccgtcttcttcctcttccccCCCGCCATCCCCGCCACCGGCTCGAGCATGAACTACGCCGTGGCCGTCTTCTTCATCGTCGGTATCATCTCTGCCATCACCTGGTTCACCCAGGGCCGCAAGGACTTCATCGGTCcccgcgacctcggcgccctgctcgagctcgcccgcaCAGAGGTCGCACCCAACGCCCGCCAGGGCAAGCACGCGACCACCATCGTCGAAGAGAGCGATTAG
- the GPATCH1 gene encoding G patch domain-containing protein 1 codes for MTSRLKHKLELENVNLKSAYLNESFVQIGTPLPALAESKRDKQEYVPLWEQEVRDEKGRRRFHGAFTGGFSAGYFNTRVEDFMDEEDLAQINDDRQLQNTETFRNDPFAGTQSLEGQSMSSALESLVIPAQASIGQKLLQKLGWRPGQGIGPRVTLRKLRIQEGKIGKLRVGMDVDPEDGGEASKHTYAPRDTRLLTFSAKDDKEGLGYEKGRGMGRLPAKRGVYGAGPGEDDEDDPYGVGGADDARHYAFDNGEEDDDTFVMGGPTPQPGSSKKSQADANHWHDGRRVLEGFELDPLGVPTDKWFAFPDIPEDWHPRPARVWGTTRKFDDSTAPVVEQEVIRGAPGRPLTHEQRGAALGEQPRVSEAKSVFEYISEKDRERLAAFAAAAKAGTAPPPPLSLEAEPELPPERATEVVIPPLSPRTASAALQGFMPYQDEPEKQERYRSYLTSQTHNTKHPNPQLLPSTKLDAINKELQDFAQSARIFRPMSYAMSSRFTSGSASLAASDMKQAKPGLHIFDASKGASLTFTKPENTEIEVKKDLTPREQAAQDGKHGQMTRIVKDFYPVKLVCKRFHVADPHPEGPPEGSGASTPSGTRPLSELPLPKNDASFESRFTHQGEPDRDDSPPPPETTERVPRSIAEVGMADDANQGRDTLTYTKPSIDIFKAIFADDSDDDDEDEASSKPAVKVTVSEEKPKDPYPVVEEKPVDYNTFKPVFRSAAAEDKDKDADKAQKKKDKKDKKKRKGVLSFDVGDEGEETAPREKPKKKSKLGRADVDKGEWVEKAPVAAPPAVAPTVAPADPLPASRSGSSSPTKAQSVTSSEVDAAPSPSATAMDVDDEAGSVMERKKAQRKSKLSKGSRLSFGGDDESDGTPFKQKKSLLSQSLKLASSPLASSAPTNAPASYSRDYIAELKAATPSRAARKQDNQEENGGDGLSQAARDKYASTIIEDTTAGIPDHVAVAAAKSRRKAALDAQRAGAEGEDFIALGGDRGPHPESRLMREEDEGDEGDEDLADYTEQNSRLYIGKQANKRAAARLKGEIGELIADREAEDESDEETREWEATIVARTGHSVYAEAEKKKKVQGYVSVPIPAIRPVPSISSAEARVAQRLAQLKAVKIQAEHDHETAARDISLLKEQDEDIRKQLTEVEGKREWVEGFREWVEVLGHFLEEKMPKLEDIEKDAAKYEKERSTMVVQRRAADDADDLSLFLGIPTATTPDSTTDESAANSDARRIRRIAREDRRARRRGVMAAAVPSDIDGLSTDSELDDETTDAFTASQHDLDREVESLLADVKAVDFRDPNQGIAVWFGDWRKRYPEEYNGAFGGLSLVQAWEFWARGEMVGWQPSRSDNPIESFRWFTSLYNYSRPKPEHADDDDMDLEPDVGEEGDLATEMVSKAVVPLFIKGLEVGAYDPYSTPQTRRSVDMVEVIGDLTGKESRKYISLVKAALGVFQAHVLELATAVSASGGPVAQRPPPYNPAARSAMQRYVRRRIKLVRNLLLWRRVAPTEVQDLVARVVSVVLRPVLARTWEGGGDDMAKRVLEVAGSVLPDNLAKFLQQGPQL; via the exons ATGACTTCGAGGCTCAAGCACAAGCTTGAGCTCGAAAATGTCAACCTCAAGAGCGCTTATCTGAACGAATCATTTGTACAG ATTGGCAccccgctgcccgcgctcgccgagtccAAGAGGGACAAGCAGGAATACGTGCCGCTATGGGAACAAGAG GTCCGCGATGAGaaaggccgccgccgcttccaCGGCGCCTTTACGGGCGGCTTCTCGGCCGGCTACTTCAATACA cgcgtcgaggacttcatggacgaggaagacCTCGCCCAGATAAACGATGATCGCCAGCTCCAGAACACGGAGACGTTCCGCAACGATCCGTTCGCGGGCACCCAGAGCCTTGAGGGCCAGTC GATGTCGTCTGCTCTCGAGAGCCTCGTGATCCCGGCCCAGGCATCGATCGGGCAGAAACTCCTCCAGAAGCTAGGATGGCGACCAGGACAGGGGATTGGTCCTCGAGTGACACTACGAAAGCTGCGGATCCAGGAAGGAAAGATTGGAAAGCTGCGCGTGGGCATGgacgtcgaccccgaggatggaggcgaggcgagcaagcACACCTATGCCCCGAGGGACACGAGGCTTCTGACCTTCTCCGCCAAGGACGATAAGGAGGGCCTGGGGTACGAGAAGGGGCGCGGTATGGGACGGCTGCCGGCGAAGCGTGGCG TGTATGGTGCTGGGCCTGGTGAAGACGACGAAGATGACCCGTATGGCGtaggcggcgcggacgatGCGCGACACTATGCCTTCGacaacggcgaggaggacgacgacacatTTGTTATGGGCGGCCCTACACCACAACCTGGGAGCAGCAAGAAGAGCCAGGCGGACGCCAATCACTGGCATGATGGACGGAGGGTGCTCGAGGGGTTCGAGCTGGACCCACTCGGTGTCCCAACGGACAAGTG GTTTGCCTTCCCTGATATCCCAGAAGACTGGCACCCCCGTCCTGCCAGAGTCTGGGGCACGACTCGGAAGTTTGACGACAGTACGGCCCCTGTCGTCGAGCAAGAGGTCATTCGCGGAGCACCTGGACGACCACTCACGCATGAGCAG CGCGGAGCGGCCCTCGGCGAACAACCCCGGGTCTCCGAGGCCAAGTCGGTCTTCGAGTACATCTCTGAGAAGGACAGGGAGCGATTGGCAGCCTTTGCTGCGGCTGCCAAGGCTGGTACagctccgccaccgccattGTCTCTTGAAGCAGAGCCTGAACTGCCGCCAGAGCGCGCCACCGAGGTTGTCATCCCTCCACTATCGCCACGCACCGCATCTGCAGCCCTTCAAGGCTTCATGCCATATCAGGATGAGCCGGAGAAGCAGGAACGATACCGGTCGTACCTCACATCGCAGACGCACAACACCAAACATCCCAACCCCCAGCTTTTGCCCTCCACgaagctcgacgccatcaacAAGGAGCTGCAGGACTTTGCGCAATCGGCGCGCATCTTCCGCCCGATGTCGTACGCCATGTCCTCACGGTTTACTTCTGGGAGCGCATCTCTTGCCGCATCAGACATGAAGCAGGCCAAACCTGGACTGCACATCTTTGATGCGTCCAAGGGTGCGTCGCTCACGTTTACGAAGCCTGAGAACACGGAGATCGAGGTCAAGAAAGACCTGACGCCACGGGAACAAGCTGCGCAAGATGGAAAGCACGGTCAGATGACCCGTATCGTCAAGGACTTCTACCCCGTCAAGCTTGTGTGCAAGCGATTCCACGTCGCCGACCCGCATCCCGAGGGACCTCCCGAAGGTAGTGGCGCATCAACACCAAGCGGCACTCGTCCCCTCAGCGAACTGCCTTTGCCCAAAAACGACGCCTCTTTCGAGTCTCGCTTCACCCACCAGGGAGAGCCCGACCGGGACGACTCACCGCCTCCGCCTGAAACGACCGAGCGTGTGCCGCGGTCCATTGCGGAAGTCGGCATGGCAGACGACGCCAACCAGGGCCGCGACACCCTTACCTACACAAAGCCCAGCATCGACATCTTCAAGGCCATCTTTGCGGATGACAgcgatgatgacgatgaggatgaggctTCAAGTAAGCCGGCAGTGAAGGTTACGGTGTCGGAGGAGAAGCCTAAAGACCCATATccggtcgtcgaggagaagcCGGTCGACTACAACACCTTCAAGCCTGTGTTCCGTTCTGCAGCCGCAGAAGACAAAGACAAGGATGCCGACAAGGCACAGAAGAAGAAGGAtaagaaggacaagaagaagcgGAAGGGTGTGCTGTCGTTTGATGTTGGGGACGAGGGAGAggagacggcgccgagggagaAGCCGAAGAAGAAGTCCAAGTTGGGTCGTGCCGATGTCGACAAAGGCGAGTGGGTGGAGAAGGCGCCTGTGGCAGCTCCGCCTGCTGTCGCTCCTACGGTCGCCCCCGCGGACCCGCTCCCAGCTTCTCGGTCCGGCTCGTCATCACCAACCAAAG CGCAGAGCGTGACCTCGTCCGAGGTGGACGCCGCGCCTtcgccctcggcaacggcgaTGGATGTGGACGACGAAGCCGGCAGCGTGATGGAGCGCAAGAAGGCTCAGCGGAAGAGCAAGCTTAGCAAGGGGAGCCGCTTGAGCtttggtggcgacgacgag TCGGACGGCACACCGTTCAAGCAGAAAAAGTCGCTCCTCTCGCAGTCGCTCAAGCTCGCCTCATCACCCTtagcctcctcggcgccgacaaaTGCGCCTGCCTCCTACTCGCGCGACTACATCGCCGAGCTGAAagccgccacgccgtcgcgggcaGCGCGGAAGCAGGACAACCAGGAGGAaaacggcggcgacggcctctCGCAAGCCGCGAGGGACAAGTACGCGAGCACGATCATTGAGGACACGACGGCGGGTATCCCGGACCATGTGGCCGTCGCGGCAGCCAAGTCACGGCGCAAGGCGGCATTGGACGCTCAAAGGGCCGGcgctgagggcgaggactttatcgcgctgggcggcgacCGCGGGCCGCACCCCGAGAGCCGGCTCAtgcgcgaggaagacgagggcgacgagggcgatgaGGACCTCGCCGACTACACGGAACAAAACTCGCGACTATACATTGGCAAGCAGGCGAacaagcgcgccgcggccaggTTGAAGGGCGAGATcggcgagctcatcgccgaccgggaggcggaggacgagtcggacgaggagacgcGAGAGTGGGAGGCGACGATTGTTGCGCGGACTGGGCACTCGGTgtacgccgaggccgagaagaagaagaaggtgCAGGGTTACGTGTCGGTGCCTA TACCGGCCATCCGACCTGTGCCGTCTATATCCTCCGCTGAGGCGAGGGTAGCGCAACGACTGGCGCAGCTCAAGGCGGTCAAGATCCAGGCGGAGCACGACCACGAGACGGCCGCGCGGGATATCTCCCTGCTCAAGGAGCAAGACGAAGACATCCGCAAGCAGCTTACGGAGGTGGAGGGCAAGCGCGAGTGGGTTGAAGGCTTCAGAGAGTGGGTCGAAGTGCTCGGCCACTTTCTCGAGGAGAAGATGCCCAAGCTCGAAGACATCGAGAAGGACGCGGCCAAGTATGAGAAGGAACGCTCCACGATGGTTGtccagcgacgagcggcagatgacgccgacgacctgtCGCTCTTCCTCGGAATCCCGACGGCGACTACGCCAGATTCTACGACCGACGAATCTGCAGCAAACTCGGACGCGAGGCGGATACGACGTATTGCTCGGGAAGatcggcgggcacggcggcgcggcgtcatGGCGGCCGCCGTTCCAAGCGACATTGACGGCCTCTCGACCGACtcggagctcgacgacgagacgaccgaCGCGTTCACCGCCTCGCAGCACGACCTTGACCGCGAAGTCGAGTCGCTCCTTGCCGACGTCAAGGCTGTCGACTTCCGCGACCCGAACCAGGGCATCGCGGTGTGGTTTGGCGACTGGCGAAAGCGATACCCAGAGGAGTACAACGGTGCATTTGGCGGCTTATCGCTTGTGCAAGCTTGGGAGTTttgggcgcgcggcgaaaTGGTCGGATGGCAGCCGTCGCGCAGCGACAACCCCATCGAGTCATTCCGCTGGTTCACGTCGCTGTACAACTACTCGAGGCCCAAGCCCGAGCatgcggacgacgacgacatggacctTGAGCCGGACGTTGGAGAGGAGGGCGATTTGGCCACCGAGATGGTGTCCAAGGCAGTTGTACCGCTGTTCATCAAGgggctcgaggtcggcgcaTACGACCCATACTCTACGCCACAGACCCGGCGCTCGGTCGACATGGTGGAGGTGATCGGCGACCTGACGGGCAAGGAGAGCCGCAAGTACATT TCACTCGTCAAGGCCGCTCTGGGCGTGTTCCAGGCccacgtgctcgagctcgccacaGCCGTTTCGGCATCAGGCGGACCGGTAGCGCAGAGGCCGCCACCATACAACCCGGCCGCACGGTCAGCCATGCAGCGCTACGTCCGCCGGCGGATCAAGCTCGTCCGCAACTTGCTGTTGTGGCGGCGGGTTGCGCCGACGGAAGTGCaggacctcgtcgcgcgtgtGGTTAGCGTTGTGCTTCGCCCCGTGCTTGCTCGGACATGGGAAGGTGGCGGTGACGACATGGCTAAGCGAGTGCTCGAGGTTGCTGGGAGCGTCCTGCCCGACAACCTGGCCAAGTTTTTGCAGCAGGGGCCGCAGTTGTAG